The Miscanthus floridulus cultivar M001 chromosome 17, ASM1932011v1, whole genome shotgun sequence genome has a window encoding:
- the LOC136517495 gene encoding cysteine-rich receptor-like protein kinase 28 isoform X1, whose product MDTASSSKPETSLLLNSLPKELPAEFLKDITDGFSPKRQLGRGAFGTVYRGTLTDGTEIAVKKIGSGSLVTPDKQFQNEVGNLMAVRHDNIVKLVGYCYEMKKTVVEHNGKYIIADTVDSLLCYEYMRMGSLENHIFAPSTLDWATRFKIIKGICQGLHFLHKGMDQPMVHMDLKPDNILLDENMAPKIADFGLSRLFGAEQTRMHTLNVVGAHGYMAPEYLYRGEISTQLDIYSLGLLIIEITTGERNPRSKDDMSARNLVENVRQSWTIEHIVSKYSSLDANSLQQLKVCIEIGLQCVETDRKKRPPIEHIVNKLDGRLWDKQ is encoded by the exons ATGGACACTGCTAGTTCTAGCAAGCCGGAGACGAGCCTTCTTCTGAATTCGCTGCCCAAGGAACTCCCAGCGGAGTTCTTGAAAGACATTACAGATGGGTTCTCCCCTAAGCGACAACTTGGCAGAGGCGCATTCGGAACAGTTTATAGG GGGACTCTGACAGATGGAACAGAGATTGCTGTGAAGAAGATCGGCAGCGGCTCGCTGGTGACGCCTGACAAACAGTTTCAGAATGAGGTTGGGAACCTTATGGCGGTCCGGCATGACAACATCGTCAAGCTAGTTGGCTATTGCTACGAGATGAAGAAAACCGTGGTGGAGCACAACGGGAAATATATTATCGCGGACACAGTGGACAGCTTACTCTGCTACGAATACATGAGAATGGGAAGCCTTGAGAACCATATTTTTG CTCCATCAACACTGGATTGGGCAACACGCTTCAAGATAATTAAGGGAATCTGCCAAGGTTTACATTTCCTACACAAGGGAATGGATCAGCCTATGGTCCATATGGATCTTAAGCCTGATAATATATTGCTTGATGAGAACATGGCCCCGAAAATTGCAGATTTCGGTCTCTCAAGGCTCTTTGGCGCAGAACAAACGCGGATGCACACACTAAATGTTGTGGGGGCACA TGGATACATGGCTCCGGAATATTTATACAGAGGTGAGATCTCAACCCAGTTAGACATATATAGTTTGGGCCTACTGATCATTGAGATCACCACGGGAGAGAGAAATCCGCGAAGCAAAGATGACATGTCTGCCAGGAACTTGGTTGAGAAT GTACGTCAAAGTTGGACAATCGAGCACATTGTATCCAAGTACTCTTCACTAGATGCCAACTCCCTCCAGCAATTGAAAGTGTGCATTGAAATTGGGCTACAGTGTGTGGAAACAGATCGGAAGAAGAGACCCCCTATAGAGCACATTGTTAACAAGCTGGATGGAAGACTGTGGGATAAACAGTAG
- the LOC136517495 gene encoding cysteine-rich receptor-like protein kinase 28 isoform X3 — MAVRHDNIVKLVGYCYEMKKTVVEHNGKYIIADTVDSLLCYEYMRMGSLENHIFAPSTLDWATRFKIIKGICQGLHFLHKGMDQPMVHMDLKPDNILLDENMAPKIADFGLSRLFGAEQTRMHTLNVVGAHGYMAPEYLYRGEISTQLDIYSLGLLIIEITTGERNPRSKDDMSARNLVENVRQSWTIEHIVSKYSSLDANSLQQLKVCIEIGLQCVETDRKKRPPIEHIVNKLDGRLWDKQ; from the exons ATGGCGGTCCGGCATGACAACATCGTCAAGCTAGTTGGCTATTGCTACGAGATGAAGAAAACCGTGGTGGAGCACAACGGGAAATATATTATCGCGGACACAGTGGACAGCTTACTCTGCTACGAATACATGAGAATGGGAAGCCTTGAGAACCATATTTTTG CTCCATCAACACTGGATTGGGCAACACGCTTCAAGATAATTAAGGGAATCTGCCAAGGTTTACATTTCCTACACAAGGGAATGGATCAGCCTATGGTCCATATGGATCTTAAGCCTGATAATATATTGCTTGATGAGAACATGGCCCCGAAAATTGCAGATTTCGGTCTCTCAAGGCTCTTTGGCGCAGAACAAACGCGGATGCACACACTAAATGTTGTGGGGGCACA TGGATACATGGCTCCGGAATATTTATACAGAGGTGAGATCTCAACCCAGTTAGACATATATAGTTTGGGCCTACTGATCATTGAGATCACCACGGGAGAGAGAAATCCGCGAAGCAAAGATGACATGTCTGCCAGGAACTTGGTTGAGAAT GTACGTCAAAGTTGGACAATCGAGCACATTGTATCCAAGTACTCTTCACTAGATGCCAACTCCCTCCAGCAATTGAAAGTGTGCATTGAAATTGGGCTACAGTGTGTGGAAACAGATCGGAAGAAGAGACCCCCTATAGAGCACATTGTTAACAAGCTGGATGGAAGACTGTGGGATAAACAGTAG
- the LOC136517495 gene encoding cysteine-rich receptor-like protein kinase 28 isoform X2, with the protein MDTASSSKPETSLLLNSLPKELPAEFLKDITDGFSPKRQLGRGAFGTVYRGTLTDGTEIAVKKIGSGSLVTPDKQFQNEVGNLMAVRHDNIVKLVGYCYEMKKTVVEHNGKYIIADTVDSLLCYEYMRMGSLENHIFAPSTLDWATRFKIIKGICQDFGLSRLFGAEQTRMHTLNVVGAHGYMAPEYLYRGEISTQLDIYSLGLLIIEITTGERNPRSKDDMSARNLVENVRQSWTIEHIVSKYSSLDANSLQQLKVCIEIGLQCVETDRKKRPPIEHIVNKLDGRLWDKQ; encoded by the exons ATGGACACTGCTAGTTCTAGCAAGCCGGAGACGAGCCTTCTTCTGAATTCGCTGCCCAAGGAACTCCCAGCGGAGTTCTTGAAAGACATTACAGATGGGTTCTCCCCTAAGCGACAACTTGGCAGAGGCGCATTCGGAACAGTTTATAGG GGGACTCTGACAGATGGAACAGAGATTGCTGTGAAGAAGATCGGCAGCGGCTCGCTGGTGACGCCTGACAAACAGTTTCAGAATGAGGTTGGGAACCTTATGGCGGTCCGGCATGACAACATCGTCAAGCTAGTTGGCTATTGCTACGAGATGAAGAAAACCGTGGTGGAGCACAACGGGAAATATATTATCGCGGACACAGTGGACAGCTTACTCTGCTACGAATACATGAGAATGGGAAGCCTTGAGAACCATATTTTTG CTCCATCAACACTGGATTGGGCAACACGCTTCAAGATAATTAAGGGAATCTGCCAAG ATTTCGGTCTCTCAAGGCTCTTTGGCGCAGAACAAACGCGGATGCACACACTAAATGTTGTGGGGGCACA TGGATACATGGCTCCGGAATATTTATACAGAGGTGAGATCTCAACCCAGTTAGACATATATAGTTTGGGCCTACTGATCATTGAGATCACCACGGGAGAGAGAAATCCGCGAAGCAAAGATGACATGTCTGCCAGGAACTTGGTTGAGAAT GTACGTCAAAGTTGGACAATCGAGCACATTGTATCCAAGTACTCTTCACTAGATGCCAACTCCCTCCAGCAATTGAAAGTGTGCATTGAAATTGGGCTACAGTGTGTGGAAACAGATCGGAAGAAGAGACCCCCTATAGAGCACATTGTTAACAAGCTGGATGGAAGACTGTGGGATAAACAGTAG